AACCAGCAGCCAAGGACAAACAAATCGCCTTCCCTTTGGTAGGGGGAAAAGAAGCTCAGTTACCTCCCTTCAACACTggagctgctcacagcagagcaAAGCTGGGTAATAACCAAagcagaaactgcattttagccccatttcttttttttctcctgacatTCAGCTTCCTTTAGTGGATtttgggggttgggggggtgggAGAGAAGTGTGCAGGTCCAGCTTAGAGCATCCACCCAAGGAAGGACGCATTTGCACGTGGAAGCAGTAAAGGATTTATTCAACCCTGGAGGAATTCCGTCCCCTCGTGGCTCTGCAATACCCTGGTGAGTTTGGCCCCTCTTTGGTGCATCAAGTGGGAGCTCCTGCTATGCCAAAGGCAAACAGTACCAATATCCTCTGGGAGCTGACCCGTATTCTCAGTATGTgtttggaggaggaggagggcagcagctctgtctctgtccagctctgctttgggcgcctgcagctgcaggtgagGTCGGTTGTTTTTCAGTGCCTTGTCCCTTCAACGGGACACGTTTGTGTTTTAAGATCAGCCCCATCCCCGAGGTGAGGTTGGCATCGTGTTGGCTCAGCTGTCGTGTCGGGTGGTTTAGCAAAGAACCAAAACACTAAAGACAAATTTCAGCTCACTTGGCCCTCATTTCCTTGGCAGCAGAGATGAAGCTTGGATTTGTGCCCCAATCCTGTGTGTTACACCTGGTGCCCCAGGGCTCCATTGGACCCAGGTTGGGAGGGTGGAGGGAGGTAGGACTTTAAACCTGCAGGTAAAGCAGAGCGATGCAAGAGAGTGCcacatctgcagggctggggggagaGAAGCTCAGGGAGAAacaagctgggaggaagcagtgctgggaggaggcaggggGGCTGGTTGGGTTCTGCAGGGGCCTCCAGCCTCCCTCCAGCAGCATCATTGTGCCCTTagaggtgctgctgccttttgcttCCACCAGGGCTGGGTTTCCATGTTGGCAACGTGGGGACTCTTAGCCCTCtggcttcattttctctgcatttcccaCATGGGTGCcctcctatttctttctctttttgacTCGATGAGCCctgggtgctgctctggggcacagggcaggcacagaactgctgcagctctgcagctgccttcCTGGGAGTGCTGGGCAGCATCCTGGGCATGGATGTGCCAGGGTGCAAGGAGTGACCATAGGCTTCTAAGAGCAGAGGGtgggtgggaagggaaaggtgggaaaacaaaccaaatcaaTTGATGAATGAGGAGTAGAGTTCATTCTATTTAATGTACaaaatgtgtttgtatataataataaatattatatctAACAGCTGTTTGGTGCTGCTCTCGTGTCCTGCTAGCACTgggatggggctctgctggAAGGTGATGTGAGGATCCTGGAGGAGGGCTGAACCCacgctgctgtgctcagcagtgcagcCTCTGCACAAGtgagggggctgcagggagtgCAGACGTGCCCGTGGCATCCCCGGCTGTTGACAGCTGCTCCTCATCTCTTGCATTTTGGGCTCAGttctttcctctgctgcctCGGAGGGAGGTGAGTGCACCGAGCCTGTGCTCTTTGTGCAGCCCGAGGAAGGGCCAGCAGTGCTGATGTCCGTCCCTCTGCCCCAAGGGGCTGCACTCTCTGGCTGCGGCTCCAGCGCTCAGTGCGAtgtcagctccctgctgctggcttcCCGGGGCTTGAGATCTCAGCCCTGACCCTGgggctgctccttcctcctggGCTCAGAGCGTGGGGGTCTCCTGTGGCTGCTGAGCCCTGTAGGCTGCTGTGCCGGGGCAGGGCTGGGACCTGACGgtggagcagagctgtcagctgttctctgctgtgttcgcagtgcagctggaagagaaaaCGCAGGTTTGGTTGCTCTCCCGTGAACACGCTTCAAAACCCCTCGTGCTCACCTGTCCTCCTGCCTTTGCTCTGCGGCCGGGCTCCTCGTTGTACCCAATGCTGACACCAACTCGCTCTTCCTCAGCAGCGCCGCACGCAGCTGCTCCTTCATCGCCTCGatcttctcctccagctccctcagctcgCTCTCGCCCCCTGCCCGCTCCCCCTGCACCAACCCATTGCTGGGAGGCTCTGGGGGACCCTCGCTGGTGTCCAGCTGGAAGCGAACCCTGCGCGTCTCCTTCCGTCCGGCTGCTGGGTTCTGCTGGGGGCTTTGCCTGGGGGGAAGAGAGGGGGGCTGGGGCTGAGAGGCTCCTCTGcctccccagggctgcaggggggaggaggaggagagagaggcCGCTGCCTTTGCCACGCTTTACCTCCGCTCCAGGCTCAGcttctgcctcctctgctcctctgtgcccaTGTTGAGAGCGCGGTGGATTTTCTGCGGGTCGTTGGGAAGGTCGATAAGGGAGAGGTGGGGGGTTGtgggagggaggaaggcagccgtgccctcctcttcctcacctGGCTGGTGTGCAGCCAGTAGCTGAACCGCTTCTGGCGGCGGATGCGGGGCAGGATGAGGCGGTAGAAGGCGTGTTCCCCCAGCGAGGTGAGCAGCGCTCCGCCCAGCCCgatgcacagcagcacaaacagcccCGAGAAATGGTAAATCCCCATCTGCAGGGTCTGCGGGATTGATGGGGTCGGCAGCGTGGAGGGGAGGGGACACCAGCagagccccccacccccccaactTGAGCCAGGCTACCCCACCTCTGTGACAGCGAAGACGCGCTTGCCGCAGGGCACCATGCGGTACCACTTGTCGTGCAGCAGGTCCATGAAGCCGGCGGATTTGTAGCGGCTGATGAACTCCGACAGCTTGGAGGTCAGCGGTGAGTGCTGGGGGAGGCCGATGCCGTAGCCTGACCCCCACAAACAGGGGAGTAAAGAGGCAGCGCTGGGACTGGGGTGCATCCCTCAATAGCCAGAGACACCcccccccctgcagccccagcgcTGTGCACCTGCCCACCTTCAATAGCAAAAGGCTTCCCCACGGTCAGCAGCTTGCAGTCGGAGTCGATGGACACCTCGTAGTCCAGCAGGGACTTATCCATGATGAAGGCATTGAGCTTGGGGGGCTCCGTCCTGCATCAATGCGGGGGGCTCAGGGGGAGGGGGGTCACAGAGAGGGGGGGAACAGGAGGGTCCCCCTCCCTGTGCCCCTGACCCTCACTTGAGCATGGTGACGCCGGCGGGGGTGGTGGGGACATTGTAACGCCACATGTGCCCGTGCATTTCAGGGAAGCTCTTCTTGATGTATTCCTCAGCGCTGCTTTCCCATACGGTGCCAAAGCGGAAGCCCTGAGAGGGGTGGTGCAGCTGCAAAGGGCACCATGGGGTCAGAACCCCTCCTATGGGGCGAGGGGGTgctgggaccccccccccaaagtgaagcagcagctcctgcagggggTCTGTAAGGACACCCCCACAAaggcagcccagcagagctcccaCCTTGGGGTCGTGGATGCCCGAGAGCTCCTCGAAAGTCTTCTCTCCCACCATAACAGCTGCCAGGTTGGCCGTGTAGCTGGAGAGCACCAGGAGGCAGAAGATGGCCCAGAGGTTCATAAGGAAACGGCCGGTGCAGCACTTGGGTGTCTTGCTGGAGACGGTGCGGCCAAAGAGGATGGCATAGCAGAGGTTGAGGGCTGAGGAGTAGGAGAAGATCTTCATGCGGTTGCGGCCGTGGGGGGTCATTCCATAGGGGCTCTTCCACTCGTAAAGGGTGAGGAAGAGCGCGGTCATGTGCAGGGCCACGAAGATGCCCACCCACGTGGTCCAGTGCAGGGGCCACATGAAGGCCCCGATGGGCGACGCCGTGTCCTTGGTCCTCACCAAGATGCCCAAGCTGGTGGAGAAGAAGGGGCTGGTGAAGTCGATGACTTTGCTGCGTGCTGAGTTGATGCTGAAGGAGGTGACGGCCATGTGGGCTGTGCCGCTGAGCAGGTCCCCCACCAGCCCCGTCCAGCGCCCGTTCTTCCACGCTCCGTATTTCCCATCTCCCACAATGTAGAGCTCAAAATCAAAGGGCACGTCCTCGGCCAGCCGCTCCAGCAGGTCGATGCAGTACCCATAGCAGCACTTCTTGTACTCCCGCGGCACAGATCCATTCTCAGAGCTCAGCTCCTCAAAGAGCGCATCCAGCACAGCCGAGTCGTTGGTGCCGGGATCCAAGCAGAGCTGCCCGGCGGGGCAACTTCCATCCTCATCCACCTCCCGTGTGAAGACGAAGGGATGCTCCACCAGCGTCACCACCCGCAGCCGCGCACGCGTGCCGCCGTTCCCCTCGTGGGGGGCTTTATGCTGGAGGTGGCTGTGCCACGCGCCCTCCTCCAGCCGCAGCTTTCCATGCTGCCACGTGCCCACTGTCACCCAGGCAGGCCGTCCTTGCAGGTCACGTTGCAGGCTCCACACACGGTACTGCTGCTCCGTCTGCACCCGCGTCCCATCCTGCACCCGTACCAACCCCGTCCGCCCGTGGAAGGAGGTGTTGGATAGGAACCTGCAAAGGAGCAAGGGGTCACGGAGGGGGTCTTTGCTGGGGAGGGATGGGCAGGGGGT
The genomic region above belongs to Excalfactoria chinensis isolate bCotChi1 chromosome 26, bCotChi1.hap2, whole genome shotgun sequence and contains:
- the GRIN3B gene encoding glutamate receptor ionotropic, NMDA 3B isoform X2, translating into MEGLRALWLLAAALGVAGGHPHPCRGPTRPGPAVRLGALLPSSSSGPVRAALSGGGPWGGLGAVLPYNRSLEVVAGGPAVRDPVSLLRWLCGALLGRGVAAVLAVPRSRRELLQIDFFASALRVPFVSVVGSGRAPPFRAQSPFHFHMDRQSSLETLAEVLVSILQAHEWREATLLLCRPWDVTAFLHHAQLSLHTVLDLRCLHEPRAERCLRQHREHLGALSGPALVLGCDLRRARRLFRAAERAGLRAQEVRWVLGSPLPAAELQGEGLPMGLLAFGEVGAAPLEAFVRDAVELVTRAVGSAAAVRPDLVLNPPMVNCNDGSGDGTGSSGSFLSRFLSNTSFHGRTGLVRVQDGTRVQTEQQYRVWSLQRDLQGRPAWVTVGTWQHGKLRLEEGAWHSHLQHKAPHEGNGGTRARLRVVTLVEHPFVFTREVDEDGSCPAGQLCLDPGTNDSAVLDALFEELSSENGSVPREYKKCCYGYCIDLLERLAEDVPFDFELYIVGDGKYGAWKNGRWTGLVGDLLSGTAHMAVTSFSINSARSKVIDFTSPFFSTSLGILVRTKDTASPIGAFMWPLHWTTWVGIFVALHMTALFLTLYEWKSPYGMTPHGRNRMKIFSYSSALNLCYAILFGRTVSSKTPKCCTGRFLMNLWAIFCLLVLSSYTANLAAVMVGEKTFEELSGIHDPKLHHPSQGFRFGTVWESSAEEYIKKSFPEMHGHMWRYNVPTTPAGVTMLKTEPPKLNAFIMDKSLLDYEVSIDSDCKLLTVGKPFAIEGYGIGLPQHSPLTSKLSEFISRYKSAGFMDLLHDKWYRMVPCGKRVFAVTETLQMGIYHFSGLFVLLCIGLGGALLTSLGEHAFYRLILPRIRRQKRFSYWLHTSQKIHRALNMGTEEQRRQKLSLERRQSPQQNPAAGRKETRRVRFQLDTSEGPPEPPSNGLVQGERAGGESELRELEEKIEAMKEQLRAALLRKSELVSALGTTRSPAAEQRQEDSCTANTAENS
- the GRIN3B gene encoding glutamate receptor ionotropic, NMDA 3B isoform X1; the encoded protein is MEGLRALWLLAAALGVAGGHPHPCRGPTRPGPAVRLGALLPSSSSGPVRAALSGGGPWGGLGAVLPYNRSLEVVAGGPAVRDPVSLLRWLCGALLGRGVAAVLAVPRSRRELLQIDFFASALRVPFVSVVGSGRAPPFRAQSPFHFHMDRQSSLETLAEVLVSILQAHEWREATLLLCRPWDVTAFLHHAQLSLHTVLDLRCLHEPRAERCLRQHREHLGALSGPALVLGCDLRRARRLFRAAERAGLRAQEVRWVLGSPLPAAELQGEGLPMGLLAFGEVGAAPLEAFVRDAVELVTRAVGSAAAVRPDLVLNPPMVNCNDGSGDGTGSSGSFLSRFLSNTSFHGRTGLVRVQDGTRVQTEQQYRVWSLQRDLQGRPAWVTVGTWQHGKLRLEEGAWHSHLQHKAPHEGNGGTRARLRVVTLVEHPFVFTREVDEDGSCPAGQLCLDPGTNDSAVLDALFEELSSENGSVPREYKKCCYGYCIDLLERLAEDVPFDFELYIVGDGKYGAWKNGRWTGLVGDLLSGTAHMAVTSFSINSARSKVIDFTSPFFSTSLGILVRTKDTASPIGAFMWPLHWTTWVGIFVALHMTALFLTLYEWKSPYGMTPHGRNRMKIFSYSSALNLCYAILFGRTVSSKTPKCCTGRFLMNLWAIFCLLVLSSYTANLAAVMVGEKTFEELSGIHDPKLHHPSQGFRFGTVWESSAEEYIKKSFPEMHGHMWRYNVPTTPAGVTMLKTEPPKLNAFIMDKSLLDYEVSIDSDCKLLTVGKPFAIEGYGIGLPQHSPLTSKLSEFISRYKSAGFMDLLHDKWYRMVPCGKRVFAVTETLQMGIYHFSGLFVLLCIGLGGALLTSLGEHAFYRLILPRIRRQKRFSYWLHTSQKIHRALNMGTEEQRRQKLSLERRQSPQQNPAAGRKETRRVRFQLDTSEGPPEPPSNGLVQGERAGGESELRELEEKIEAMKEQLRAALLRKSELVSALGTTRSPAAEQRQEDRSQPCPGTAAYRAQQPQETPTL